A single window of Poecilia reticulata strain Guanapo linkage group LG10, Guppy_female_1.0+MT, whole genome shotgun sequence DNA harbors:
- the hs3st1 gene encoding heparan sulfate glucosamine 3-O-sulfotransferase 1 produces the protein MAALLLGLLLFAMQSPPLPSRPLADGGSSSPPTSSPAADNGTIGHPNGTLQQLPQIIIIGVRKGGTRALIEMLSLHSAVVAAQNEVHFFDWESHYQKGLPWYLSQMPYAFPEQLTVEKTPAYFTSAKVPKRIYQMNPNIKLLLILRDPTERVLSDYTQVFYNRLQKHKRYQPIESVLVKDGEINLGYKALNRSLYYVHMQNWLRYFPLESIHVVDGDRLIKDPLPEMKKVERFLKLEPQINASNFYFNKTKGFYCLRDHGRERCLHDSKGRAHPHVAPAILQKLYQFFHQPNRKFFELVGRTFNWK, from the coding sequence ATGGCAGCCCTGCTCCTCGGGCTGCTGCTGTTCGCCATGCAGTCCCCTCCGCTCCCGTCCAGGCCCCTGGCGGACGGGGGGTCATCTTCGCCCCCCACCTCCTCGCCGGCCGCCGACAATGGCACCATCGGCCACCCCAACGGGACCCTGCAGCAGCTTCCTCAGATCATAATCATCGGCGTGAGGAAGGGGGGCACGAGGGCTCTGATCGAGATGCTCAGTTTGCACAGCGCCGTGGTGGCGGCTCAGAATGAAGTTCACTTTTTCGACTGGGAGAGTCACTATCAAAAAGGCTTGCCCTGGTACCTCAGTCAGATGCCTTACGCCTTCCCCGAACAGCTGACGGTGGAAAAGACGCCGGCCTACTTCACTTCTGCCAAGGTCCCCAAACGCATCTATCAGATGAACCCCAACATCAAGCTGCTGCTCATCCTCAGAGACCCCACGGAGCGGGTGCTCTCGGACTACACCCAGGTCTTCTACAACCGCCTCCAGAAGCACAAGCGCTACCAGCCCATCGAATCAGTGCTGGTGAAGGACGGAGAGATCAACCTGGGGTACAAGGCTCTGAATCGCAGTCTGTACTATGTTCACATGCAGAACTGGCTGCGGTACTTCCCCCTGGAGAGCATCCACGTCGTGGACGGGGACAGGCTAATCAAGGACCCCTTACCCGAGATGAAAAAAGTGGAAAGATTCCTAAAGCTGGAGCCGCAGATAAACGCTTCAAATTTTtacttcaacaaaacaaaaggattcTACTGTTTGAGGGATCACGGGCGAGAGCGGTGTTTGCACGACTCGAAGGGCAGAGCGCACCCTCATGTAGCTCCTGCCATCCTGCAGAAACTCTACCAGTTTTTCCACCAACCTAACAGAAAGTTCTTTGAGCTGGTGGGAAGAACATTTAACTGGAAATGA